Proteins encoded by one window of Streptomyces sp. NBC_01477:
- a CDS encoding HsdM family class I SAM-dependent methyltransferase, translating to MATERESNGARGPEGHWTADGIFWRWQRFFEQKPSLKGLTRLEFTEHIAYLLFLKLDHERAQRTGMFASPPIAPAGSWPSLVLAGGEDLHRALTGLMAELGKPNAQDPRRAIASVLFHDSRPWPADKMADLGRLIVEEFDPYRWSDVRRNELGSAFSLLIADCRDDIRAKREAGQFLTPPHLLTVIAKALALTPRDRVVDAAVGVGTSLIAAHREMAAHGDRVDAVAIAGADIDVQMCRLATMNVLLNTGRQFHDVPPILRADSLDTKERLVRRHEQGVAATVAICNPPFKSNVEANTERRDDFWVQYATLPANFLQHLAITMPQGARAAVFVPDGVLFHGGAAATIRKALLRNCNVHTLLRLPTGMFHDTGSKSNVLFFTKSVLRPNGDPATDELWVYDARDVHHTDTENPLTEENFAEFLEAYRPGEEARAGRVESSRFKRYDRDSVRKILDSRDASLLLNADPTDAPDDFGDPREIAQSIVDHLGEAQRSFQVVLDSLS from the coding sequence ATGGCGACCGAGCGCGAGAGCAACGGGGCGAGAGGGCCGGAGGGGCACTGGACGGCAGACGGTATCTTCTGGCGCTGGCAGCGGTTCTTCGAACAGAAGCCGAGCCTCAAAGGCCTGACCCGGCTGGAGTTCACCGAGCACATCGCGTATCTGCTCTTCCTCAAGCTCGACCACGAGCGCGCCCAGAGGACGGGGATGTTCGCGAGCCCGCCGATTGCGCCGGCGGGCAGCTGGCCGAGCCTCGTACTCGCCGGCGGTGAGGACCTGCACCGTGCGCTGACCGGGTTGATGGCCGAACTCGGCAAGCCGAACGCGCAGGATCCACGCCGGGCCATCGCGAGTGTCCTCTTCCATGACTCCCGCCCCTGGCCGGCCGACAAGATGGCGGACCTCGGACGGCTGATCGTCGAGGAGTTCGACCCGTACCGCTGGTCGGACGTGCGCCGGAACGAGCTCGGTTCCGCCTTCTCGCTGTTGATAGCCGACTGCCGCGACGACATCCGGGCCAAGCGAGAGGCAGGCCAGTTCCTCACCCCGCCCCACCTGCTCACCGTGATAGCCAAGGCGCTCGCCCTCACCCCACGGGACCGGGTGGTCGACGCAGCCGTCGGGGTTGGCACCAGCCTCATCGCCGCCCACCGTGAGATGGCCGCGCACGGGGACCGTGTGGACGCCGTCGCCATCGCGGGCGCCGACATCGACGTACAGATGTGCCGTCTGGCGACGATGAACGTCCTCCTCAACACCGGGCGTCAGTTCCACGACGTACCGCCGATACTGCGCGCGGACTCGCTCGACACGAAGGAACGCCTGGTGCGCCGGCACGAGCAGGGCGTGGCCGCCACCGTCGCCATCTGCAACCCGCCGTTCAAGAGCAACGTCGAGGCGAACACCGAGCGGCGCGACGACTTCTGGGTGCAGTACGCCACGCTCCCCGCCAATTTCCTCCAGCATCTGGCCATCACTATGCCGCAGGGGGCCAGAGCGGCCGTTTTCGTCCCCGACGGTGTGCTGTTCCATGGCGGAGCGGCGGCCACCATCCGCAAGGCACTCCTGCGGAACTGCAACGTGCACACCCTGCTTCGCCTGCCGACCGGCATGTTCCACGACACAGGCTCCAAGTCGAACGTGCTGTTCTTCACCAAGTCCGTCCTGCGCCCGAACGGCGATCCGGCCACCGATGAGCTGTGGGTGTACGACGCCCGCGACGTGCACCACACCGACACCGAGAACCCACTCACGGAGGAGAACTTCGCGGAGTTCCTGGAGGCGTACCGGCCCGGAGAGGAGGCGCGCGCGGGGCGCGTCGAATCGTCGCGCTTCAAGCGGTACGACCGTGACTCCGTGCGCAAGATACTGGACAGCCGCGATGCCAGCCTCCTCCTGAACGCGGACCCCACCGACGCGCCTGACGACTTCGGCGACCCGCGCGAGATCGCGCAGTCGATCGTGGACCACCTTGGCGAGGCGCAGAGGAGCTTCCAGGTCGTGCTCGACTCGCTCAGCTGA
- a CDS encoding AIPR family protein — MNATPQQPPVPTPVRQTARAFDITYTGLIDVSDFGNRPPDKIQPAFRSRALAAHAVRIMTGWTPEQAADCVIDGGQDQGIDAIAIDEADAHIYLVQAKWSPEGTAKADETAVHKLFAGLTLIDSREAAQFNPRGQILAKRAHDLIGEKSTRITQVIALMGTKSPSPGVLQVIKNGESEFNSHGEYVDHRFLHAPDIHALVLKDQQSEPVTLTATLHPWFSVTSPYLSYEGVIQAEEVATWAKHGNELFVRNIRDPLGLTPINKELLDTLTGEPSHFWYFNNGVTVLCDSLEAVPGSQKFPERHPVRLTAKGASVVNGAQTVRSVIDAAEQSDEAGLAQVTVRFIVTGGDTEFANRTTQATNRQNHITERDRIALEPVQAVLIKEFRAELGLVYSVRRSELEPQDDEGCSVVEAACALACAHSGSRFAARLVASGTTDVLWERGGSGIYDPLFRSVPSVYETWNAVSVLRAVRTALRTEREQYAGRAAAVIDDGTFLITHLVFRQLLAQDAGMGEPDQSLTWATEAKEQVPALVKRVVPALVQALDGVGSRSSLQRVCADPGQAAGIVTAALAALEGGGTEDTAAQYRREESKPRKRRGPNAVHVIVDKGALEEGAPLHLALYLQPEKDALAAWLNANPRRALGKWTNTNRARPIVWAADGNAYSPSGLIARMWELAAWEGRPVSNQGTARWATQDGETLAILARRLLDGMEEEKDAG, encoded by the coding sequence ATGAATGCGACTCCCCAGCAGCCCCCAGTACCCACCCCAGTCCGCCAGACCGCGCGTGCCTTTGACATCACGTACACCGGCCTCATCGACGTGAGCGACTTCGGCAACCGCCCGCCGGACAAGATCCAGCCCGCGTTCCGCTCTCGCGCCCTGGCCGCACATGCCGTGCGCATCATGACCGGCTGGACTCCCGAGCAGGCGGCCGACTGCGTCATCGACGGCGGCCAGGACCAGGGGATCGACGCCATCGCCATCGACGAGGCGGACGCGCACATCTACCTCGTGCAGGCTAAGTGGAGCCCCGAGGGGACGGCCAAGGCGGACGAGACCGCAGTGCACAAGCTCTTCGCAGGGCTCACCCTCATCGACTCCAGGGAGGCGGCACAGTTCAATCCCCGCGGCCAGATACTCGCCAAACGGGCACACGACCTGATCGGTGAGAAGAGCACCCGGATCACCCAGGTGATCGCCCTCATGGGTACCAAGTCACCTTCGCCGGGTGTGCTGCAGGTCATCAAGAACGGCGAAAGCGAGTTCAACTCCCACGGTGAGTACGTCGATCACCGCTTCCTGCATGCCCCTGACATCCACGCCCTAGTGCTGAAGGACCAGCAGAGCGAGCCCGTCACGCTGACGGCGACGCTCCACCCCTGGTTCAGCGTAACCTCGCCCTACCTCTCCTACGAGGGCGTCATACAGGCCGAAGAGGTCGCGACCTGGGCCAAGCACGGCAACGAACTGTTCGTCCGCAACATCCGCGACCCGCTGGGGCTCACCCCCATCAACAAGGAGCTACTGGACACGCTCACCGGCGAGCCGTCCCACTTCTGGTACTTCAACAACGGCGTCACCGTTCTGTGCGACTCCCTGGAAGCGGTGCCCGGATCGCAGAAGTTCCCCGAGCGTCACCCCGTCCGCCTCACCGCCAAGGGCGCCAGTGTCGTGAACGGCGCGCAGACAGTGCGTTCTGTCATCGACGCAGCCGAGCAGTCCGACGAAGCCGGACTCGCCCAGGTCACCGTCCGGTTCATTGTCACCGGTGGCGACACCGAGTTCGCCAATCGCACCACCCAGGCCACCAACCGGCAGAACCACATCACCGAACGCGACCGGATCGCCCTCGAACCCGTTCAGGCAGTGCTCATCAAGGAGTTCCGCGCCGAACTGGGCCTCGTGTACAGCGTGCGCCGCAGCGAACTCGAGCCCCAGGACGACGAGGGCTGCTCCGTGGTGGAAGCCGCGTGTGCGCTCGCCTGCGCCCACAGCGGCAGCCGGTTCGCGGCCCGGCTCGTCGCGTCCGGCACCACCGACGTGCTGTGGGAACGGGGCGGCAGCGGCATCTACGACCCTCTCTTCCGCTCCGTGCCCAGCGTGTACGAAACCTGGAACGCCGTGAGCGTCCTGCGGGCGGTGCGTACGGCTCTGCGTACGGAACGCGAACAGTACGCCGGGCGGGCAGCCGCCGTCATCGACGACGGCACGTTCCTCATCACCCACCTGGTGTTCCGGCAGCTTCTCGCCCAGGACGCCGGCATGGGCGAGCCGGACCAGTCGCTCACCTGGGCCACCGAGGCCAAGGAACAGGTACCCGCCCTGGTCAAACGTGTCGTCCCGGCGCTCGTACAGGCTCTGGACGGAGTGGGAAGCCGGTCGAGCCTGCAACGCGTGTGCGCCGATCCGGGGCAGGCCGCCGGCATCGTGACCGCGGCTCTGGCAGCACTCGAAGGCGGCGGGACCGAGGACACCGCCGCGCAGTACCGGCGCGAAGAGAGCAAGCCTCGTAAACGCCGCGGGCCCAACGCGGTGCACGTCATCGTCGACAAGGGCGCACTAGAGGAAGGGGCACCGCTGCACCTGGCTCTGTACCTGCAGCCGGAGAAGGACGCGCTCGCCGCATGGCTCAACGCGAACCCGCGCCGGGCACTCGGGAAGTGGACCAACACCAACCGGGCACGCCCGATCGTCTGGGCTGCCGACGGCAACGCGTACTCGCCCAGCGGGCTCATCGCACGCATGTGGGAGCTGGCCGCATGGGAAGGCCGCCCTGTCTCGAACCAGGGCACCGCCCGCTGGGCCACCCAGGACGGAGAAACGCTCGCCATCCTCGCCCGAAGACTCCTCGACGGTATGGAGGAAGAGAAGGACGCCGGGTAG
- a CDS encoding N-6 DNA methylase, which yields MEPEHDEQTGLVTRTQIADRLGVRRPAVSNWARRHKDFPTPVRSGDTELFREAEIARWLVNRTIPPRRLLDGEQSGTTYGDRFGRTRGKRPEAEPKAAGSVCPQADDEDRKTVDQLMGRLAERVRGPATMADFVNLCLIVMYVRHAEPEQWYRIEKIMATGQGTQGVQGLLRSLGDVAQDTLRRNGDRTDMRSSLLQLEPRSWDDLIAAVRTAAGAGMGAFQLVWESFSAREGLQSSEFCSPVGLASLAAGLVLAPGQKATVLDPYTRGGEMLAAAYRHIGDAGGTVYGETLDGRLQAVASLYLLHLGVRPKFSNTRSDRWPPPRREHGADVVLTNPPFNMSDAPGSGRRTGNWPYGAPPRGNDNFAWVQYVLEALVLGGRAAVVMPVKAGNSVNTAEREIRHALVRTGAVECVITLPPHLFSATPVPVSLWLLRRVEQPVREGVLFVDAQELGEKNRRRRVLRDTDRDAITAVVRPWLDGEERPDEGEYALRAADRGFSAAVVARAEIMGEEYSLRPADYLGGGHYGAGPVAAQLREASDEAAGHRDRVRLTERRAAGTQNGYRPGLGPNDWGAAVLGDLCEIQAGPSYTRLPVAARTAEAGVPLVFPQDLVGGKIADDPRERVPWETAERFKKFVVHQNDIVCVRTGAQQWPALVSGSQAGWLLSSNVTRLRVRPKAEIDPLYLHAYLGLRHAREWMSHRAAATAAPSLSSAALGHLPVRFPPIEQQRRCVELLGDLGRRAEAYEAYASALGRLRAELAEHLLYGSAEPL from the coding sequence ATGGAGCCGGAACACGATGAACAGACCGGTCTGGTTACCCGGACCCAGATCGCGGACCGCCTGGGCGTCAGACGCCCGGCCGTGTCGAACTGGGCCCGGCGCCACAAGGACTTTCCCACCCCGGTGCGCTCCGGCGACACGGAGCTCTTCCGGGAGGCCGAGATCGCGCGGTGGCTGGTGAACCGCACCATCCCCCCGCGGCGGCTGCTGGACGGGGAGCAGTCGGGTACCACCTATGGCGATCGGTTCGGCCGGACCAGGGGTAAGCGACCCGAGGCGGAACCGAAGGCTGCTGGGAGTGTCTGCCCGCAGGCCGACGACGAGGACAGGAAGACCGTCGACCAGCTGATGGGCCGGCTCGCGGAGCGGGTGCGAGGCCCCGCGACGATGGCGGATTTCGTGAACCTCTGCCTCATCGTGATGTACGTGCGGCATGCGGAGCCGGAGCAGTGGTACCGGATCGAGAAAATCATGGCGACGGGTCAAGGCACCCAAGGCGTGCAAGGACTGCTGCGCTCCCTGGGCGACGTGGCCCAGGACACGCTGCGCCGGAACGGTGACCGCACCGACATGCGCAGCAGCCTGCTGCAACTCGAACCGCGGAGCTGGGACGACCTCATCGCGGCAGTACGAACGGCGGCCGGTGCGGGCATGGGCGCGTTCCAGCTCGTCTGGGAGTCGTTCAGCGCTCGGGAAGGACTGCAGAGCTCGGAGTTCTGCAGTCCGGTGGGCCTGGCCTCGTTGGCCGCCGGGCTGGTGCTGGCCCCAGGGCAGAAAGCCACGGTGCTGGACCCCTACACGCGGGGCGGGGAGATGCTGGCGGCTGCGTACCGGCACATCGGGGACGCGGGCGGGACGGTGTACGGCGAGACCCTCGACGGTCGTCTGCAGGCGGTCGCGAGTCTGTACCTCCTCCACCTCGGCGTGCGGCCGAAGTTCAGCAACACCCGGTCCGACCGGTGGCCTCCACCGCGCCGCGAGCACGGTGCCGATGTCGTGTTGACGAACCCTCCGTTCAACATGAGCGACGCACCTGGCTCAGGCCGGCGAACGGGGAACTGGCCGTACGGAGCACCGCCACGTGGCAACGACAACTTCGCCTGGGTGCAGTACGTCCTCGAGGCTCTGGTACTCGGTGGTCGAGCAGCGGTGGTCATGCCGGTGAAGGCCGGCAACTCGGTGAACACCGCCGAGCGCGAGATCCGTCACGCGCTGGTCCGCACCGGTGCCGTGGAGTGCGTCATCACGCTGCCGCCCCACCTGTTCTCCGCGACTCCCGTACCGGTTTCTCTGTGGCTGCTACGACGTGTCGAGCAGCCGGTACGCGAAGGCGTCCTGTTCGTCGATGCCCAGGAGTTGGGGGAGAAAAACCGGCGTCGGCGAGTACTGCGGGACACGGATCGCGATGCGATCACGGCGGTGGTCCGCCCGTGGCTCGATGGAGAGGAGCGCCCGGACGAGGGAGAGTACGCGCTGCGCGCTGCCGACCGAGGCTTCTCGGCTGCCGTCGTGGCGCGCGCGGAGATAATGGGCGAGGAGTATTCGCTGCGACCCGCCGACTACCTCGGCGGCGGACACTACGGCGCCGGTCCCGTCGCCGCACAGCTGCGCGAAGCCAGTGACGAGGCAGCAGGGCATAGGGACAGGGTGCGCCTGACGGAGCGGCGGGCGGCGGGAACGCAGAACGGCTACCGTCCGGGCCTGGGACCCAACGACTGGGGTGCAGCGGTTCTCGGAGACCTCTGCGAGATTCAGGCCGGACCTTCCTACACCCGCCTTCCAGTCGCGGCACGCACGGCGGAGGCTGGTGTCCCTCTCGTCTTCCCGCAGGATCTCGTCGGAGGGAAGATCGCGGACGATCCCCGTGAGCGCGTGCCGTGGGAAACGGCCGAGCGCTTCAAGAAGTTCGTGGTGCACCAGAACGACATCGTCTGCGTGCGCACGGGTGCACAGCAATGGCCCGCGTTGGTCTCCGGCTCGCAGGCCGGTTGGCTGCTCAGTTCGAACGTGACGCGTCTGCGTGTACGCCCGAAGGCCGAGATCGATCCCCTGTACCTCCACGCCTATCTCGGTCTCCGGCACGCGCGGGAGTGGATGTCCCACCGTGCCGCAGCCACGGCAGCCCCCTCACTGAGCTCTGCCGCTCTGGGCCACCTTCCCGTGCGATTCCCACCCATCGAGCAGCAGCGCCGGTGCGTGGAACTCCTCGGCGACCTCGGCCGACGCGCCGAGGCGTACGAGGCATACGCCTCGGCACTTGGCCGACTGCGCGCTGAGCTCGCTGAACACCTGTTGTACGGCTCGGCCGAACCGCTGTGA
- a CDS encoding Shedu anti-phage system protein SduA domain-containing protein: MSVRSDWSLDLQLERVLEVAVHPEVKEALVSAREHMNRGSGGHRRGGKALARMLEEIRRRAADAREWQVVRLIQDSLDYAEGRILQPDFNERYRLFQDGARNENLREFAGNMLWNTFRFIAMSSREYATVHPEAGVDDLIAHFGSLSEDARFLDAPEDCPGRYRVLRGRAEMAAWLERVLRDRVDIEDPEEAARRIATSPKAVALLAADAEGQMVLRAAELQRRAADLEALRKVVEDATASEHAIQRALEGQHWIFGGRFVGEAAHRRLVPGDEVDIPLIRGDGALHVVELKRAASLPGPLVKKYRGSWVPTAQVHNAVGQAVNYLVGLDENRHRLREELGIETRRASAMVLIGHPSVQPSVPEESINEALRTLNTHVNRVEVLTYKELVDNAERSLGSTPSV; the protein is encoded by the coding sequence ATGAGCGTCAGATCGGATTGGTCTTTGGATTTGCAGCTGGAGCGAGTGCTGGAGGTGGCCGTCCATCCGGAGGTGAAGGAAGCCCTCGTATCAGCGCGAGAGCACATGAACCGCGGGAGCGGAGGGCATCGCCGAGGCGGGAAGGCCCTTGCCCGAATGCTGGAAGAGATACGTCGGCGGGCGGCTGATGCCCGTGAGTGGCAGGTTGTCCGGCTGATCCAGGACTCTTTGGACTACGCCGAGGGGCGGATCCTCCAGCCCGACTTCAATGAGCGCTACCGCCTGTTCCAGGACGGCGCGCGCAATGAGAACCTGCGGGAGTTCGCCGGAAACATGCTGTGGAACACCTTCAGATTCATCGCGATGTCGAGCCGCGAGTATGCAACCGTCCACCCCGAGGCCGGGGTGGACGATCTGATTGCGCACTTCGGCTCGCTCTCGGAGGACGCGCGGTTTCTCGACGCTCCTGAGGACTGCCCAGGGCGGTACCGCGTTCTCCGTGGGCGTGCGGAGATGGCTGCGTGGCTGGAGCGTGTCTTGCGCGACCGGGTGGACATCGAAGATCCCGAAGAGGCCGCACGCAGGATCGCCACCTCACCCAAAGCTGTCGCCCTTCTTGCCGCCGACGCGGAGGGGCAGATGGTTCTCAGAGCCGCGGAGTTGCAGCGGCGAGCGGCAGACCTGGAGGCTTTGCGCAAGGTCGTCGAGGATGCCACGGCCTCCGAACACGCGATTCAGCGCGCCCTGGAGGGGCAGCACTGGATCTTCGGCGGACGGTTCGTCGGGGAGGCGGCCCACCGCAGGCTGGTGCCCGGGGATGAGGTCGACATTCCTCTGATCCGCGGTGACGGGGCGTTGCACGTGGTCGAACTGAAGCGCGCGGCGAGCCTGCCAGGCCCGCTGGTAAAGAAGTACCGCGGTTCCTGGGTGCCCACCGCTCAGGTGCACAATGCCGTCGGCCAGGCGGTGAACTACCTCGTCGGCTTAGACGAGAACCGCCACCGGCTCCGTGAGGAACTTGGGATCGAGACCCGTCGTGCCAGCGCGATGGTCCTGATCGGACACCCGTCGGTCCAACCCTCCGTACCGGAGGAGTCGATCAACGAGGCGCTTCGTACTCTCAATACCCACGTGAATCGCGTCGAGGTTCTCACCTACAAGGAGTTGGTCGACAACGCCGAGCGTTCCCTCGGCAGTACGCCGTCGGTGTAA
- a CDS encoding type II toxin-antitoxin system Phd/YefM family antitoxin, with protein MSAQPEITQRDLRSRSKEIMDAVQGGQSFTVTRDGHQIGELIPLRRRRRFVPRSEFATMSRTASDVSLEAFRADQDATAEQETDDPYAR; from the coding sequence ATGTCAGCTCAGCCCGAGATCACCCAGCGCGACCTTCGCAGCCGGTCCAAAGAGATCATGGACGCCGTCCAGGGCGGGCAGTCCTTCACCGTCACCCGCGACGGGCACCAGATCGGGGAGCTGATCCCGCTCCGTCGGCGCCGGCGGTTCGTGCCCCGCTCGGAGTTCGCCACCATGTCCCGCACCGCGTCGGACGTCTCCTTGGAGGCGTTCCGGGCCGACCAGGACGCCACGGCCGAGCAGGAGACGGACGACCCCTATGCCCGCTGA
- a CDS encoding type II toxin-antitoxin system VapC family toxin produces the protein MPAEYAQGLLDTNIVILRKWLDPAELPAEVAITAITLAELSAGPHEVRRNEDQDDYDEHAERGRRLDILQRAENEFDPIPFDAEAARIYGRVCAAVISAGRKPRRRVADLMIAAIAIAEELPLFTTNPDDYKGLDDLLTVVPVTRPAVLHDR, from the coding sequence ATGCCCGCTGAGTACGCCCAGGGCCTGCTCGACACCAACATCGTCATCCTGCGCAAGTGGCTCGACCCCGCGGAACTCCCCGCCGAGGTCGCGATCACAGCCATCACCCTGGCCGAGCTCTCGGCAGGACCCCACGAGGTGCGTAGGAACGAGGACCAGGACGACTACGACGAGCACGCGGAACGGGGCCGGCGCCTCGACATCCTGCAACGCGCCGAGAACGAGTTCGACCCCATCCCCTTCGACGCGGAAGCCGCCCGCATCTACGGCCGGGTCTGCGCCGCCGTCATCAGCGCCGGCCGCAAACCACGGCGCCGCGTCGCCGACCTCATGATCGCCGCCATCGCCATCGCAGAAGAACTCCCCCTCTTCACCACCAACCCCGACGACTACAAGGGCCTCGACGACCTCCTCACCGTCGTACCCGTCACCCGGCCCGCCGTCCTCCACGACCGATAG
- a CDS encoding IS5 family transposase, with product MSATGDGYPSDLTDEQWALVEPLLPAPRTGSRGGRREKHPRRRIVDAILYLARTGCQWRYLPKDFPPWPTVYWYFTWWHDDGTVERLHDALRVKVRQAEGRNPEPSAGLVDSQSVRAADAVPKSTSGFDAGKRTKGRKRFIVTDTLGLLLTVHVLAASIQDRDGAKRSLLWTRLDHPTIEKVWADQGFAGRLVEWAASVLHRTLEIVRKEPGQRGFKVQPKRWAVERTFAWITTRRRLACDYERSPAHSETMIRWAMTDVILRRLTRGRPATRQGPRPLSKIVP from the coding sequence GTGAGTGCTACCGGGGATGGCTATCCGTCTGATCTGACCGATGAGCAGTGGGCGTTGGTCGAGCCGTTGCTGCCGGCGCCGAGGACGGGCAGCAGGGGAGGCCGGCGGGAGAAGCACCCGCGGCGGCGGATCGTGGACGCCATCTTGTACCTGGCGCGGACCGGGTGCCAGTGGCGGTATCTGCCCAAGGACTTCCCGCCCTGGCCGACGGTGTACTGGTACTTCACCTGGTGGCACGACGACGGCACCGTCGAGCGCCTGCACGACGCGCTGCGGGTCAAGGTCCGCCAGGCCGAGGGCCGCAACCCGGAGCCGTCCGCCGGCCTGGTCGACTCCCAGTCCGTCCGTGCGGCCGACGCCGTGCCCAAGTCCACGAGCGGCTTCGATGCGGGCAAGAGGACCAAGGGCCGCAAGCGGTTCATCGTCACCGACACTCTCGGCCTCCTGCTGACCGTGCACGTGCTGGCCGCGAGCATCCAGGACCGCGACGGAGCCAAGCGCTCTCTGTTGTGGACCCGCCTGGACCATCCGACCATCGAAAAGGTCTGGGCCGACCAGGGCTTCGCCGGCCGACTCGTCGAATGGGCCGCCAGCGTCCTGCACCGCACCCTGGAGATCGTCCGCAAAGAACCCGGACAGCGTGGCTTCAAGGTCCAGCCGAAGCGTTGGGCGGTAGAGCGCACCTTCGCCTGGATCACCACGCGCCGCCGCCTGGCCTGCGACTACGAACGCAGCCCGGCGCACTCGGAGACCATGATCCGCTGGGCCATGACCGACGTGATACTCCGCCGACTCACCCGAGGCCGACCCGCCACACGGCAAGGACCACGACCGCTAAGCAAAATCGTCCCATGA